In Herpetosiphon gulosus, one genomic interval encodes:
- a CDS encoding GAF domain-containing protein, protein MPTTEALVRARAELECIQEFGRIIHSTRDRFVVYESFYQLLEQVVPIDHGNISFFDAQQNLRHVYVIAHRRGNFADEPVTIKPHTPSAWILRQRKPLLFENIYTDSHSEINLEHALGADFHHASCSWLGLPIMLGSQLLGLVTIQHHETAAYGDRELQLLQTLSLMLSTTINQIQRVEELEVLRLALSAPTIPVDQHLWIVPVIGRVDQQRLAILQTILLGHVERQRIRYVVLDLTGMRSFDPQATGLFNKLIGALRLLGATCIVSGVQAENSAVLSPILSQHNVLIVRDVQQSLRYLKRQI, encoded by the coding sequence ATGCCGACGACTGAGGCGTTGGTGCGGGCACGAGCCGAGTTGGAGTGTATTCAAGAGTTTGGCCGCATTATCCATAGTACCCGCGATCGGTTTGTGGTCTACGAGTCGTTTTATCAATTGCTTGAGCAGGTTGTGCCGATCGATCACGGCAACATCAGCTTTTTTGATGCGCAGCAGAATTTGCGTCATGTCTATGTGATTGCCCATCGGCGTGGTAATTTTGCCGATGAGCCAGTCACGATTAAACCGCATACGCCGAGCGCTTGGATTTTGCGTCAGCGCAAACCACTGCTGTTTGAAAATATCTACACTGATAGCCATAGCGAGATTAACCTTGAGCATGCGCTTGGAGCCGATTTCCACCACGCCAGTTGCAGTTGGCTAGGCTTGCCAATTATGCTGGGCAGCCAATTGCTGGGCTTGGTGACGATTCAACATCATGAAACGGCGGCCTATGGCGACCGCGAATTGCAATTGCTGCAAACCCTCAGCTTGATGCTGTCCACGACGATCAACCAGATACAACGAGTGGAAGAATTGGAAGTGCTGCGTTTGGCCTTGAGCGCTCCCACGATTCCGGTTGATCAACATTTGTGGATTGTGCCAGTGATTGGGCGGGTTGATCAACAGCGCCTTGCAATTTTGCAAACGATTCTTTTGGGCCATGTTGAGCGCCAACGCATTCGCTATGTGGTGCTTGATTTAACTGGCATGCGCTCGTTTGACCCACAGGCAACAGGCTTATTCAATAAATTAATCGGCGCATTACGCTTATTGGGGGCAACCTGCATTGTTAGCGGAGTGCAGGCCGAAAATAGCGCTGTGCTTAGCCCGATTTTGAGCCAACATAATGTGCTAATTGTGCGTGATGTGCAGCAAAGTTTGCGCTATCTCAAGCGCCAAATTTGA
- a CDS encoding GAF domain-containing protein yields the protein MTAYESSRHHQPVEQTILAIHELIRAILLPRDLADVCRTIFEQLHHVLRFDAGFIEQYQPKTDTMQTIYSIDEGIENVVPYAWDYRRSKVVAWIIANQQLVRFDDLHEDLPKRFTVENTRSFGQEEKRSRAWMSVPLLIGTDFVGVLNIQSYQPALYGEFEEALLSTVASSVALALDNAQVLAELELEVSELDIPRIPLSDDVLIVPLIGVLDRLRWENLTHTILETLRERGCEHVLLDGSGLLTFDPDAIQAISTIVKAIELIGAKSMLIGLRPSLIEGLIRAGIHLTNIRTARDLPMGLAMLGIR from the coding sequence ATGACAGCCTATGAGAGTAGCCGCCATCATCAGCCAGTTGAGCAAACGATTTTGGCGATTCATGAATTGATTCGGGCGATTTTGCTGCCACGTGATTTGGCTGATGTTTGTCGCACAATTTTTGAGCAATTGCATCACGTATTGCGCTTTGATGCTGGCTTTATCGAGCAATATCAGCCCAAAACCGACACCATGCAAACGATCTACTCAATCGATGAGGGCATTGAAAACGTTGTGCCCTATGCTTGGGATTATCGGCGCTCCAAAGTCGTAGCTTGGATTATTGCTAACCAGCAATTGGTGCGTTTTGATGATTTGCATGAAGATTTGCCCAAACGTTTTACCGTGGAAAACACTCGCAGCTTCGGTCAAGAAGAAAAACGTTCACGTGCTTGGATGAGCGTGCCCCTGCTGATTGGCACTGATTTTGTGGGCGTGTTGAATATTCAGAGCTATCAGCCTGCCTTGTATGGCGAGTTTGAAGAGGCTTTGTTGAGCACGGTCGCCAGTTCGGTGGCTTTGGCGCTCGATAATGCCCAAGTTTTAGCTGAGCTAGAGCTAGAGGTCAGCGAACTCGATATTCCGCGCATCCCACTTTCCGATGATGTGTTGATTGTGCCCTTGATTGGGGTGCTTGATCGGCTGCGCTGGGAAAATCTGACCCACACCATTCTTGAAACCTTGCGTGAACGTGGCTGTGAGCATGTGCTGCTCGATGGCAGTGGCTTATTGACCTTTGATCCCGATGCGATCCAAGCGATTAGCACGATTGTTAAAGCGATTGAGTTGATTGGGGCCAAAAGTATGCTGATTGGCCTACGACCAAGTTTAATCGAAGGCCTTATTCGAGCGGGGATTCATCTTACTAACATTCGCACCGCCCGCGATTTGCCCATGGGCTTGGCCATGTTGGGCATTCGCTAA
- a CDS encoding ACT domain-containing protein: MHQLKLSVYSEMLAVTRLNVEQPWPEWALQSPFVSISRTTDELSIVCETKCVPENVQAERNWRGLRVVGTLDFSQVGILASLAAPLAQAQISIFVLSTYDTDYLLLREPEFNEAVAVLTAAGHQIG; encoded by the coding sequence ATGCATCAATTGAAATTAAGCGTCTATTCCGAAATGTTGGCGGTTACTCGTTTAAATGTCGAGCAGCCATGGCCGGAATGGGCCTTGCAAAGCCCATTTGTGAGCATTAGCCGTACCACTGATGAATTATCGATTGTGTGTGAAACTAAATGTGTGCCTGAAAACGTCCAAGCCGAGCGCAATTGGCGTGGGCTGCGGGTCGTAGGCACATTAGATTTTAGCCAAGTTGGGATTTTGGCCAGTTTAGCAGCGCCGCTAGCTCAAGCCCAGATCAGTATTTTTGTGCTATCAACCTATGATACCGATTATCTTTTGCTTCGTGAACCTGAATTTAACGAAGCTGTGGCAGTTCTGACGGCGGCTGGGCATCAGATTGGCTGA